The Micromonospora sp. M71_S20 genome has a window encoding:
- a CDS encoding aminodeoxychorismate/anthranilate synthase component II, giving the protein MRVLVIDNYDSFVFNLVQYLGQLGVDCEVRRNDEIEVAEVGRVGAAGILLSPGPGSPDRAGICLDVVRAYGGELPIFGVCLGHQAIGEAFGATVTRAPELLHGKTSEVRHRDVGVLAGLPDPFTATRYHSLAMLPETLPEELEVTGWTGSGVVMAMRHRTLPIEGVQFHPESVLTEGGHLMLANWLAACGHPEALERAPALAAEVDARRRAAFATT; this is encoded by the coding sequence ATGCGTGTCCTGGTGATCGACAACTACGACTCGTTCGTCTTCAACCTGGTGCAGTACCTCGGCCAGCTCGGCGTGGACTGTGAGGTCCGGCGCAATGACGAGATCGAGGTCGCCGAGGTGGGCAGGGTCGGCGCGGCCGGCATCCTGCTCTCGCCCGGCCCCGGCAGCCCCGACCGCGCCGGCATCTGCCTCGACGTCGTCCGCGCGTACGGAGGCGAGCTGCCGATCTTCGGCGTCTGCCTGGGCCACCAGGCGATCGGCGAGGCCTTCGGCGCCACCGTGACCCGCGCCCCCGAGCTGCTGCACGGCAAGACCTCCGAGGTCCGCCACCGCGATGTCGGGGTGCTCGCCGGCCTGCCGGACCCGTTCACCGCCACCCGCTACCACTCGCTCGCCATGCTGCCCGAGACGCTGCCCGAGGAACTGGAGGTCACGGGCTGGACGGGTTCCGGGGTGGTGATGGCGATGCGGCACCGTACGCTGCCAATCGAGGGCGTCCAGTTCCACCCGGAGTCGGTGCTGACCGAGGGCGGTCACCTGATGTTGGCAAACTGGCTCGCCGCCTGCGGTCACCCGGAGGCGCTGGAGCGGGCCCCGGCGCTGGCTGCCGAGGTGGACGCGCGCCGCCGCGCCGCCTTCGCCACCACCTGA
- a CDS encoding vancomycin high temperature exclusion protein: MALLLASLPWLWTTTSARGHLYGEADAPAADVVIVLGTAVAADGRQPGDRLTGRLETAAALVTSGRARVVLVSGDGGGASGDETAAMTAHLTERLGVDARRVVADPYGLDTYDTCARARDVYGVERALIVTQSYHLSRAVTLCRHLGLDVEGVAARCAGCGTALLVGKAVRDYFASSKAAWDAVRGRPPAVSSPADPAIQDALKS, from the coding sequence GTGGCGCTGCTCCTGGCCAGCCTTCCCTGGCTCTGGACGACGACCTCCGCCCGCGGCCACCTGTACGGCGAGGCCGACGCGCCGGCCGCCGATGTCGTGATCGTCCTGGGCACCGCCGTGGCGGCGGACGGCCGTCAACCGGGTGACCGGCTCACCGGCCGCCTGGAGACCGCCGCCGCGCTGGTGACCAGCGGGCGGGCCCGGGTCGTCCTCGTGTCGGGCGACGGGGGCGGCGCGTCAGGCGACGAGACGGCGGCGATGACGGCCCACCTGACCGAGCGGCTCGGCGTCGATGCGCGTCGAGTGGTGGCGGACCCGTACGGCCTGGACACCTACGACACCTGCGCCCGGGCGCGCGACGTGTACGGCGTCGAACGCGCCCTGATCGTGACCCAGTCCTACCACCTGTCCCGCGCGGTGACGCTGTGCCGGCACCTCGGCCTCGACGTCGAGGGGGTGGCCGCCCGCTGTGCCGGCTGCGGGACCGCCCTGCTCGTCGGCAAGGCGGTCCGGGACTACTTCGCCAGCAGCAAGGCGGCATGGGACGCGGTCCGAGGCAGGCCGCCCGCGGTCAGCTCGCCCGCGGACCCGGCGATCCAGGACGCCCTGAAGAGCTGA